Genomic segment of Truepera radiovictrix DSM 17093:
CCAGCCGGCTCGGCATCTCCAAATCCGACGTGGTGACGACCGGCGTCGGCGGCACCATCATCACGGACACCGCCGCGCTCTTGGTGCTGACCATCGTCGCCGCGTCGGCCGTCGGCGACCTCGACGCGCGCTTCTGGGCGACGCTCATCCCGTCGGTCGCGCTCTACACCTTTCTGATCCTCTGGGGGCTGCCGCGGCTCGGGCGCTGGTTTTTCCGCAACGTCAAAGCGGGCGGGGTCGCCGAGTACAGCTTCGTCCTCGCGGTCGCCTTTATCTGCTCGTTCTCAGCCGAGCTCGTACGCCTCGAGCCGATCATCGGCGCCTTTTTGGCCGGCCTCGCGCTTAACCGCCTGATCCCCCCCGCGAGCACCCTAATGACGCGCATCGAGTTTTTCGGCAACGCCCTCTTTATCCCCTTTTTCCTCGTCTCGACGGGGATGCTGGTCGACGTCCAGGTGCTTATCGAAGACCGCAGCGCCTGGCTCGTCGCGGGGGCGATGGTCGTCACCGTGACGCTCACGAAGTTTCTCGCGGCTTGGGGGACGAAACAGATCTTCGGCTACTCGAGCGCCGAGGGGATGGTGCTCTTCGGGCTCTCGGTGCCCCAAGCGGCGGCGACGCTCGCCGCCGTCGCGGTCGGCCTCAACCTGGGGCTCTTCGACGAAGCGGTGCTCAACGGGGCCATTTTAATGATCCTCGTCACCTGCCTTATCGGCCCCTCGGTGGTCAGCCACTTCGGTCGGCAGGTCGCGGTGCAAGAGGAGAGCGCCCCCTTTACCCTCAAGGACGCGCCCAGGCGGACCCTCATCCCGCTCGCCAACCCCGCGACCGCGAGCGCCCTGCTCGACCTCGCCTTTCTGGTTCGCGACAAGAGCTCGAGCGAACCCGTCTTGCCGCTCACGGTCGTCCCCGAAGACGAAAACGCCCTCGCGCAGGTCGCCGGCGCCGAGCGTATGCTTGCCCACGCGGTCGTGCACGCCGCCGAGGCCGACGTACCGATCACGCCGCTCACGCGCGTATCGCAAAACCGCGCCTCGGGCATCGTGCGCGCAGCGACCGAGGCCCGCGCCACGGACATCATCATCGGGTGGAACGGCAAACGGAGCGCGCCGCGGGCGATCTTTGGCAGCGTCATCGACCAGGTTCTCGAGCAGACCGACCAACTCGTCATGGTGAGCAAGCTCGACCACCCGGTGAGCACCCTCAAGCGCCTCGTCGTCGTGCTCCCCCCCCTGGTCGACTACAACCCGGGCTTTTACGACGCGGTGCACACCCTTAAACGCCTCGCGCAGCAGCTCTCCGGCGACCTCGAGGTGCTCGCCGTGCAGGGCGACACCGAACGCCTGAGCGCCCACTTCGCGGGCGTCAAACCCGACGTCCGGGTCCGCTACCACGGGATCACCAGCTGGGCGGCGCTCCGCCGCACCCTACGCGAGACCCTCACCCCCGACGACCTCGTCGTGGTGATGAGCGCGCGGCCGGGGACGGTAGCCTACTCGAGCTACCTCGAGCGCCTCCCCGGCGAACTCGCCAACCTCGCCGACGCCTTCGTAGTGCTCTACCCCTCCGAGCAGGCCTACAGCAGCACCGAGGAGCCCCAAGGGGTCTTTGC
This window contains:
- a CDS encoding cation:proton antiporter produces the protein MTDLLAHFATPFTDPVLIFAAAMTIFLLVPLLFERLGIPGIIGLILAGTLVGPNGLGLLERDATFQLLGQAGLLYLMFVAGLEIDLGGFRRNRNRSLGFGALTFLIPQGLGTLMALYLLDFSLPVAILLASLFASHTLLAYPVASRLGISKSDVVTTGVGGTIITDTAALLVLTIVAASAVGDLDARFWATLIPSVALYTFLILWGLPRLGRWFFRNVKAGGVAEYSFVLAVAFICSFSAELVRLEPIIGAFLAGLALNRLIPPASTLMTRIEFFGNALFIPFFLVSTGMLVDVQVLIEDRSAWLVAGAMVVTVTLTKFLAAWGTKQIFGYSSAEGMVLFGLSVPQAAATLAAVAVGLNLGLFDEAVLNGAILMILVTCLIGPSVVSHFGRQVAVQEESAPFTLKDAPRRTLIPLANPATASALLDLAFLVRDKSSSEPVLPLTVVPEDENALAQVAGAERMLAHAVVHAAEADVPITPLTRVSQNRASGIVRAATEARATDIIIGWNGKRSAPRAIFGSVIDQVLEQTDQLVMVSKLDHPVSTLKRLVVVLPPLVDYNPGFYDAVHTLKRLAQQLSGDLEVLAVQGDTERLSAHFAGVKPDVRVRYHGITSWAALRRTLRETLTPDDLVVVMSARPGTVAYSSYLERLPGELANLADAFVVLYPSEQAYSSTEEPQGVFALLHREHVLLDLQTPSYAEAIERLLYTAIPKGGVQTQRVLRMLVEDDIGFSSEVLPGVLISHARERGIRQPTLCLGISRQGLSHYSSSHTIYVIVLLLSPAELPMQAHLARLSEVSQQLAHAGQISRLVSCKTPEEVLAWFAQSRSGERARTSRDEPREVIGALGVTSGSPFDAEG